A genomic window from Deltaproteobacteria bacterium includes:
- the trpS gene encoding tryptophan--tRNA ligase: MDTIVSGARPTGRLHLGHLHGALKNWVKLQEQYRCYFFVADWHALTTDYATPQGINQSSIDMVMDWLSVGLDPAKAVLFRQSRIKEHAELHLIYSMITPVPWLERNPTYKEQIKELTGKDLSTYGFLGYPVLQAADITIYKANKVPVGVDQAPHVELTREIVRRFNQVYKPIFPEPEVLLTETQKLPGLDGRKMSKSYGNAVFLSDAPKEIDQKISRMVTDPARARRSDPGEPEKCPAFSLHKIYSTEDEIAEVSKGCRSAAIGCLDCKKIMIKHVIDDLAPFRDKRAALENKPREVEEVLLEGNRQAQVQATATMNEVRETLGL, translated from the coding sequence ATGGATACCATCGTTAGTGGCGCGCGGCCGACCGGCAGGCTGCATCTCGGCCATCTGCACGGCGCGTTGAAAAATTGGGTTAAGCTGCAAGAACAGTATCGTTGCTACTTCTTCGTCGCCGACTGGCACGCCCTGACCACCGACTACGCTACGCCCCAAGGGATCAATCAGAGCAGCATCGACATGGTCATGGACTGGCTGAGCGTCGGTCTCGATCCGGCCAAAGCGGTGTTGTTTCGTCAGTCGCGCATCAAAGAACATGCCGAGCTGCATTTGATCTATTCGATGATTACGCCGGTGCCCTGGCTCGAACGCAATCCGACGTACAAAGAGCAGATCAAAGAGCTCACCGGCAAGGACCTCTCGACCTATGGTTTTCTCGGCTATCCAGTATTGCAGGCGGCGGACATCACGATTTACAAAGCCAACAAAGTGCCGGTGGGCGTCGACCAAGCGCCCCACGTCGAACTGACCCGGGAGATCGTGCGGCGCTTCAATCAAGTGTACAAACCGATTTTTCCCGAGCCCGAAGTGTTGCTGACCGAAACCCAGAAATTGCCGGGACTCGACGGCCGCAAGATGAGCAAGAGCTACGGCAACGCGGTGTTTCTCTCCGATGCGCCCAAAGAGATCGACCAGAAAATTAGCCGCATGGTCACCGATCCGGCGCGGGCGCGGCGCAGCGATCCCGGCGAGCCGGAAAAATGTCCGGCCTTTTCGCTGCATAAGATTTATTCGACCGAAGATGAGATCGCCGAAGTGTCGAAAGGCTGTCGCAGTGCCGCCATCGGCTGTCTCGATTGTAAAAAAATCATGATCAAACATGTCATCGACGATCTCGCGCCATTTCGCGACAAGCGGGCGGCGCTGGAAAACAAACCGCGCGAGGTCGAAGAAGTATTGCTTGAAGGCAACCGTCAGGCGCAGGTGCAAGCGACCGCGACCATGAACGAAGTGCGGGAAACCCTAGGCCTGTGA